CCTGGCCGCGAAGGACGCTGTCGAGTTGTCGGAAGATCCCCATGCGTGAGGCGACTATCCCAGTCGCCACGCGGAGTTGCAACACGTGGCGTCCGGCAGCGAGCGTCGTTGCTTGAGAGACGTCGTCCAACCAAAAAGCTCGCGACCCGACGACGATTGATATTTTTGTTTGCAACTCAATCGTCGGAGGCGTCTGCATGCTCGTGTCGGTCGGACGTCGACCGCATCCGCCACGCCAACAACACACGCAAAGCCATGCCCTTCAACACACTGATCATCAAAGCCGCCGTCGCTGCGGCGATTGTCGTCACTGGAGCGACGCAATCCGCCAAAGGCGTTGAGTCCGACGAGAAGCGCCCGGTCGTGACCATGGACGACCTGCCACGGCACACGTACGTCATCAATGCCGAGCCCAGCGAGCTGATCCGCGGCGGCGAGGACTTTGACCAGCTCATGGCGGAGATGAAGGCCGACCTCACGGCCGACCTCGAGACTTACGACATCCAGGACGCGACCACCCGCCGCGCGTACCTCGACCTGCTGATCATGATCGGCTGGCTCGAAAACGACCACAAGGCCATCAAGACCTTCGGCGAGCAGGCACGCGAGCTCGAGCAGCATCCGCCGACGAAGATGCTCATGGGCATCGTCAGCAAGGCCTACTTCGAGGGCTACGCGAAAGGCGGCCGCGTCGGCCGGGACGAGTTCGAACGCGTCTTCGCCGAGACCCTGCGTGGCGAACTCGACGCCCTGCCGCGGGATCAGATCGAATCGATCCTCCGCACGCGCGTCATGCAGACCCGCACCTTGGACCGCGACATCATTCTCGACAGCGTCAAGACCTCGCTCGATCCGTTGGCCGTCAAGGCTGGCGACGAGATCGCGATGCCGCTGGCGAGCGGCATTCTCCAGTCGCGCTACGTCCTGGAAGACGGCATCAAGCTCGCCAAGCTTGCCGCGCCGGTCTACGAAGCGTGGCTCGCCGACGGCGAGTCGATCGAAGCCGCCGACATCTGGGAAGAGCGGACCGCCGAGCTCGACGCCGGCACTTCCGCGACGCCCGTCGTCATCGCCGTCTGGGACACGGGCATCGACACGTCGCTCTTCGAGGGCCAGCTCTGGACCAACAACGACGAGATCGCGGGCAACGACATTGACGACGATGGCAACGGCTTCGTCGACGACGTCCACGGCATCGCCTTCGACATCGATCACCGCCCGACCACCGGCGACCTCTACCCACTCGACGATCTCACCGGCGACGTCGACCAGCTGCTCCACTTCACGGCCGCGTCGATCGACCTGAAGTCGGGCGTCGACTCACCACGCGTGGCCGAGCTGCAGAACCACGTTCTTGGCCTTCGTGGCGAAGACCGCGTCACGTTCATCTTCGACATGACGCTGCTCAGCAACCACACGCACGGCACGCACGTCGCTGGCATCGCTGCCGCGGGCAATCCGTTCGCCAGGCTGCTGCCGGTTCGCGAGACGTTCCGCGTCGAGCCGAAGCCGACACACGTTCCGACGCTCGACGAGTGGCAGCGACGTGGCGAGGCGGCCCGTGACGTCGGGGCGTACCTCCGCGACGCCGACGCACGAGTCGTCAACATGAGCTGGCGCATCGGCCGGCCGGCGATCGAGGCGATCCTCGCAGCCACGGGCGGCGAGCCGGATGCGGAGAAGCGACAGGCGCTCAGCCACGAGCTCTTCGACGCCTTCTCGGGCGGCGTGCTCGACGCGATCACGAACTCGCCCGACATCCTGTTCGTCGCCGGTGCCGGGAACGAGGGGAACGACGTCGACTTCAGCGAGTATGTACCGGCCGGCCTTCGCGCCCCGAACCTCGTCACCGTCGGCGCCGTCGATCACCGCGGCCAGCCGACGACGTTCACCAGCTTCGGCAAGAACGTCACGCTCTACGCCGACGGCTACACCGTCAACAGCGTCGTGCCGGGCGGCGAAGAGATCGAGCTCAGCGGAACCAGCATGGCCGCACCGCAGGTGGCAAACCTGGCGGGCAAGATGCTCGCGATCGATCCGTCACTGTCGCCGGAGCAAGTGATCGCACTGATCACCGAAGCCGCGACGCCGATGGAGGGTCACGAGGGTCGCCTGCTGATCCATCCGGCAAACACGCTCAAGCTCGTCCGCCAGCGGAAGTAGACTCAGGGGCACGTGGCCGACGAAGCACACGACATGCTGATCAAGCGGCCGGATCGCAAGGTCCGGCCGCGGCCGCATGCGCTGACGCCGATGAAGACCTTCGAGCAGTTCCGCGTCCTGCTCAGCCCGGCCCGCGTCGAGATCTACGAGTTCCTTCAGGCCGTCGCGCCTTGTAGCGTCGCCGAACTCGCCGCCGTCTCGGGCAGGCCGGCCGACGGGCTCTACCCGCACCTTCGACAACTCGAACGCATCGGGGCCGTCGAGGTGGTCGATCGCGAGCCCAAGGGCCGGGTGACCGAAGCGATTTACGATCTCACGGGCGATGACGTCGACTTCGACTTCCGCGGCCGAAAGAAGCTCGGCGACAAGGTCATCTCCCTCGCGGCCGAGCTTTTCATCCGCCTCGGCAGGACCGCCCTTCGCGACGCTGTGGAAGCCGGCATACTCGACTATGAGAAGAAAAACGTCGTCCTCCGCAACGCAATGACCTGGCTGACGGACGACGACGTCGTGGAAGTCCGCAAACACGCCCTTGCAATCGTCGACATCCTCGACCGCGGGCGAAAAGCCGGAAAGGGCCGGCGATACCAATATCTGCAGCTGCTCGTGCCCTCGGTGCGGCCGGGGAGACGTCAGGCGTAAGCCGGGTCGCGTGCGACGAACTCGACCTGATTGCCGACCGGATCGCGCGTCTGAAAACGACGCCAGCCCGGAATCTTCGGCACGCCCGGCTCGTCATCCGTCTTGCAGACGCATCCCGCGTCGCGCAGCCGCTGCAACATCGCCGCAAGGTCGTCCACTTCGTACGCGACGTGCGAGCGCGTTCCTGTGCGGTCGACGCCTTCCTCGACGCCGATGTGGAGCTGCCGCGAACCGAGAGCGAACCAACTGC
The nucleotide sequence above comes from Planctomycetota bacterium. Encoded proteins:
- a CDS encoding S8 family serine peptidase, with protein sequence MPFNTLIIKAAVAAAIVVTGATQSAKGVESDEKRPVVTMDDLPRHTYVINAEPSELIRGGEDFDQLMAEMKADLTADLETYDIQDATTRRAYLDLLIMIGWLENDHKAIKTFGEQARELEQHPPTKMLMGIVSKAYFEGYAKGGRVGRDEFERVFAETLRGELDALPRDQIESILRTRVMQTRTLDRDIILDSVKTSLDPLAVKAGDEIAMPLASGILQSRYVLEDGIKLAKLAAPVYEAWLADGESIEAADIWEERTAELDAGTSATPVVIAVWDTGIDTSLFEGQLWTNNDEIAGNDIDDDGNGFVDDVHGIAFDIDHRPTTGDLYPLDDLTGDVDQLLHFTAASIDLKSGVDSPRVAELQNHVLGLRGEDRVTFIFDMTLLSNHTHGTHVAGIAAAGNPFARLLPVRETFRVEPKPTHVPTLDEWQRRGEAARDVGAYLRDADARVVNMSWRIGRPAIEAILAATGGEPDAEKRQALSHELFDAFSGGVLDAITNSPDILFVAGAGNEGNDVDFSEYVPAGLRAPNLVTVGAVDHRGQPTTFTSFGKNVTLYADGYTVNSVVPGGEEIELSGTSMAAPQVANLAGKMLAIDPSLSPEQVIALITEAATPMEGHEGRLLIHPANTLKLVRQRK
- a CDS encoding VOC family protein — translated: MTVRDIHHAQVTTPLDRLDELTAFYRDVIGLTPIERPAGNGWRPNGSWFALGSRQLHIGVEEGVDRTGTRSHVAYEVDDLAAMLQRLRDAGCVCKTDDEPGVPKIPGWRRFQTRDPVGNQVEFVARDPAYA
- a CDS encoding helix-turn-helix domain-containing protein yields the protein MADEAHDMLIKRPDRKVRPRPHALTPMKTFEQFRVLLSPARVEIYEFLQAVAPCSVAELAAVSGRPADGLYPHLRQLERIGAVEVVDREPKGRVTEAIYDLTGDDVDFDFRGRKKLGDKVISLAAELFIRLGRTALRDAVEAGILDYEKKNVVLRNAMTWLTDDDVVEVRKHALAIVDILDRGRKAGKGRRYQYLQLLVPSVRPGRRQA